In Candidatus Aegiribacteria sp., a single window of DNA contains:
- a CDS encoding ABC transporter ATP-binding protein — protein sequence MSIIQASEISRSFKGMEVLSNLDLTVENGEFLAITGRSGVGKSTLLAILGTHDRDFSGNLSIAGNDTHELKSSELAALRREHLGFVFQDFYLLPSLTAMENVILPVVFSGSNLEMARSQAENVLQMLSVRTDQTKTSLLSRGERQRVAVARGLVNRPSILLADEPSASLDEESEQILFNLLDNSRKEQGFAVVAVVHSKSVLERADRVLELKDGILHETI from the coding sequence ATGAGCATTATCCAGGCAAGCGAAATCTCAAGAAGCTTTAAAGGAATGGAAGTTCTTTCAAACCTTGACCTTACAGTAGAGAATGGAGAATTCCTTGCAATTACAGGCCGAAGCGGTGTTGGAAAAAGCACTCTCCTGGCAATACTCGGAACACATGATCGGGATTTCAGTGGAAATCTCTCCATCGCGGGAAATGACACTCACGAGTTGAAATCGTCAGAACTGGCAGCTCTTCGCAGAGAACATCTTGGATTTGTTTTCCAGGATTTTTATCTCCTCCCGTCACTCACCGCTATGGAAAACGTTATTCTTCCCGTTGTTTTTTCCGGGAGCAACCTGGAAATGGCTCGATCTCAGGCAGAGAATGTCCTGCAAATGCTTTCGGTCAGAACCGATCAAACGAAGACATCGCTGCTGTCCAGAGGAGAAAGACAGAGAGTTGCGGTCGCCAGAGGTCTGGTTAACAGACCATCAATCCTCCTGGCTGATGAACCAAGCGCAAGTCTTGATGAGGAGAGCGAACAGATACTGTTCAATCTGCTTGACAACTCGCGAAAGGAGCAGGGATTCGCAGTCGTTGCTGTCGTTCATTCGAAAAGTGTCCTTGAAAGAGCAGACCGTGTTCTTGAACTTAAGGATGGTATTCTGCATGAAACCATCTGA